CCGAAGAGACGCTGCCGATCCCCTGCTCGGCCCGACGCGCGACGTGCTCCGAATACGCCTCGCCGTGGCCGAATTTCTCGGCGAAAAGCTGCAGGATCGAGGTGTGGTCGAGCAGGCCGCCGTGGACCGTGCCCCGCTCGACGAGCGGCGAGACGACGATCGCGGGGACACGCACGCCCGTGGTTTCGAAGGCCCCGTCTCGAATGGCGGGCGGCGAGACGTGGTCGTAAAACCCGCCGTGCGAGGCGTACGTGACGATGAAGAGCGTGCGGGCGAAGCGCTCGGGGTTCGACGTGAGCGCCTCGTAGACCTGGAGCAAAAATCGCTCGCCCGGCGCCATGGGCAAGGGCGGGCGGTTGTCGTTCGGCGGGCGGCCGAGGTGGAAGGGCGCGTCGAAATAAGACGGCTCGATGTAAATCACCTGGGGGAACGTCTCGTCGGCCTCGGCGCGCACGTCCTCGCCGAGCCGCTCGGCCGAACGGAACCGATCACTCGCGACTTCGCCCAGCATCCAGGGGCAGAGGGTGAAAAAAGACAAACCATCGTGATAAACACGGTAGCGGACCCCCCGCTGCTTCATCCAGTCGAAGACGGTGTCGTGCAAGGGCAGGAGCCGTGGCGTGGTGTCCAAAAGCAGCGAATAACCGCACGTCGCCATGAGCCGGTTCGGCGCCACACCCGTCGGCAGCGGCGAGAACCAGCGGTCACAGACGGCGTAACTCTTCGCCAGGAAATTGGTGACCGGCGCGTCCGTCGCGCGCAGGAAGCCCATCGGCGAGGGCCGCGAGGAGCGGTGGGCGCCCTCCGCTTGTAAATATGCCCGCACGAATCCGTCCATCGCCCGCGCGCCCGAGGGCATCCGGCGGCCGAGCGAGGTCCGGACGGAATGGCGGTCGTCGGGCAGCTCGCCCGGCATTGCGCCGTCGCGCATCTCGAAGGGCTGGTGAACGCGCCCCTCGCAGGTGTTTTCGTATCGTGGATCCGAAAGCCGCCCGTCGATCGGCGTCCCCACGAGCCCCTCGAGCCGCCCTTCGTAGGGCCCACCGTCGAGGCTCAGGTGGCCGAGGACATGATCAAACGATCGGCTCTGCATCATCAGGACAACGATGGTGTCGATGTCCTCCAGTTTGTCGGCCACGGCCCCACCTCCAACTGGTAACGGGTACGTTTCGTCGAAATCGTGGACAGGGCTGCACGGGACATGCCAGAGCGAACGAACGGCGCGCGTGAGCTTCAATAGGGGCTCGACACACCGTCTGTTCTCCGCTAGGATCGTGGCCTACGACGGCCGTATCTCCGACATGTCGGCGGACATGTCGGTCGACACGTCTCTACGACGGCCGTATCTCCGACATGTCGGCGGACATGTCGGTCGACACGTCCGACGCCGGGCAAGGCTTGTCGCGGACCCGGTTTTCGTGGTATCAGAGGTATGTGTCCTCACAAGACGCGGAGCTCTCGACGATCGACGGACTGCAACCACCGTCGACGTACGCGCCGTACGGGGCGTTCGGGGCCGCCCGTGTCCCTGCGTTGACGATCGCCTGGCACCCGACACTCGAGCGGGTCGGTGATCGGGCGCTCTTGTCGATGAGCCCCGGCGGCAGCCCCATTCCTTTGTCACGGCTCGAACCGGATTTCTCGCCCCCCGGCTCGGCCACGGGGGAGCCGCTCGGCGACCCGCACGTGAGCCGCAAACCCATCCACCTGCTCAAGCTCGAAAACGATTACATCCGCATCGACACGCAGGGCAGCTCCACGCGGGTCGTCGCGAACGGAACCCCGCTCGAAGGCAGCCGCGACTTCAGTCCGCTGGACCTGGAGGCGGGCATCGTGCTGGAGCTCGCGAACCGCGTCGTGCTCCTCTTGCACCTCGACGAGCTGCGCCAGGAGACGGGCGAGGACCTCGGCCTCGTCGGCGCGAGCCACGGAATCGAGCGCGTTCGGCGCGAGATCCGGCGGCTCGCGAGCCTCGACGTGCCCGTGCTGATTCGCGGCGAGACCGGCACGGGAAAAGAGCTCGTCGCGCAGGCCCTGCATAACGCCGGGGTGCGGCGGAACCGGCCCTTCGTGGCCGTCAACATGGGCGCCATCCCCGCCGCGCTCGCCGCCGCCGAGCTCTTTGGCTCCGATCGAGGCGCCTTCACCGGCGCGGTCCGCAGCCACGCGGGTTATTTCGGCGCCGCGGAGGACGGGACGCTTTTCCTCGACGAGGTGGGCGAGATCCCGCTCGACGTGCAAGCGTCCCTGCTCCGCGCCCTCGACGTCGGCGAGGTCCAGCCGCTCGGGGCCGCGCGCGTGCGCGAGACGAACGCTCGTATCGTCGCCGCGACCGACGCCGACCTCGAGGTCAAGGTGCAATCGGGGATGTTCCGCGGCCCGCTCCTGCACCGCCTGGCGAGCTACGAGCTCGTGCTCCCGCCGCTACGGCAGCGGCGCGACGATATCGGGCGACTCTTTTTGCATTTCCTGCGGGTCGAGCTCGAGCGATTCGGAAAAACGGACCGGATCGGCGACCACGGCGGCAAGGTGCTGCCCACGTCGTTCATCGCCGCGCTCGTCCGGCACGATTGGCCCGGCAACGTGCGGCAGCTCCGGAACGTCGTCCGGCAGATCGTGCTCGGCAGCCACGACGCGGGCCCGCTCGACCCGGGGCCGGCGCTCGCGTCGCTGATGTCGTCGTCGCCGACGCCGCCCGGCGGGGGCGCGGGAGGTCAAGGCGAGTCGAGCGCTTCGGCGGCGAAGGAGCCGCCCATTTCGCTGCGCCGCAAGCCGAGCGAGGTGAGCGAGGAGGAGCTCCTGGAGGCGCTGCGCGTCTGCGATTTCGACGTCAAAGCGACGGCCGAGCGGCTCGGGATCTCGCGGACGTCGCTCTACGCGCTGGTCGAGGACAACCCGAAGGTGCGGCGCGCGAGCGACCTCGATCGGGAGGAGATCCTGCGCGTCTTGCGAGAATGCGACGGGAACGTCGAGCTGACGGCGAGGCGCCTCGAGGTGTCGAAGGTGGCGCTGCAGCGGCGCATCAGCGAGCTCAAGATCGCCTGATCACCCGATCGACGGACGCGCGCGCCGCAGTTTTCGGCTAGGATACGCCGCGCATGTCGTCCGCCTCGGCCGCCCCCCACGCCTCGGTTCGTCCCACGCCCACGCTGCGCGAGTGGCTCCACGAGGGCCCTTTTTCGATGGGCCTCTCCTCGGGCTTCTTCGGGTTCTTCGCGCACGCCGGGGTGATGACCGTGCTCGAGGACGAGGGGCTCTCGCCCGCGCGGGTCTCGGGCTCGAGCGCGGGCGCGCTCGTGGGCGGGATCTGGGCGGCGGGGGCGAGCGCCGTGACGATCCGCGACGAACTCTTGCGCCTGAAACGCGAAGATTTCTGGGACATGCGGCCCGGGCCGGGGCTGCTCGCGGGCAAACTCTTCCGGGCGCGGCTCGAAGCGCTGCTGCCCGTGCGGACGTTCGATCGTTGCCGCGTGCCGCTTGCGGTGAGCGTATACGACGTGTTTTCGCGAAAGACGCGGGTCCTCGCCGAGGGGCCGCTCGCGCCCGCCATTCAGGCGTCGTGCACGGTGCCCGGCCTGTTTCATCCGGTCTGGCACGAGGGGCGCCCGCTGCTCGACGGCGGCATCCTCGACCGGCACGGGCTCGCCGGAATGCCCCCGGGCGAGCGGCTCTTGTATCACCACCTCGCGTCGCGCTCGCCGTGGCGAAAGGTGAACAGCCCTTCCCTGAAGGTGCCCGAGCGAGGCGGAATGGCCGCGCTCGTCATCGAATCCTTGCCGCGCGTGGGCCCCTTCCGCCTGCCCGAGGGCGCGCGGGCCTTCGACATCGCGGCGCGGGCGACGCGAGACGCGCTCGCGCGTCCCGTCGTGGTCCAGGATCGAACGAGCTGAAATGATTCAGGGGCCGCCCGAGAGCACCACGTACGCAATCGGGACCGCCGCGCCGACGAGCACGAAGATCCCGCCGCGGCCGATCAGGCCCTTCCGGCCGGGAAGCATGAACATGCCCGAAAACGCGAGCAAGAGGAGCAGGACCGCGTACCCGTCGGCCACGTAGGTCCACGCCTTCTTGCCGCGGTTCAGATGCAGCCAGTTCGCCAGGCGCAGGAAAAACCTCGGCTCTTGCCCCTCGTCGAGCACCTTGCCGGTCTGCGTGTCCACGTGCAGCGTGCGCCGGTCGAGCGTGATCTCGAGCTCCGTCGGCGTCGCGCGGTAGACGTCGCTCGGTTTGTCCCCGATGTTCAGCTTTTGAAGGACACGCTCGGCGACGGCCTGATCGTCGCCTTCGAGGGGCCCTCCGAGCTCGTGGGTGAACTCGTGATTCTTGAAATTCGGGTCCCAGTCCGCGATGTGATTCACCGCGAGGCCGGAGGCGGCGTAGACGAGGGTGAGCCCGACCGCGAGGTTGCCCGCGTCGCGGTGGACCGTGCGGAGCAGGCCGCGGGGCGAGAAGCGGCGCCGGGGCTCGGGCGCGCCCTCAGCCATAACGCTCCTCGGTCCAGGGATCGGCGTGGTTGTGGTAGCCGCGCGTCTCCCAGTAGCCGGGCCTGTCGGTCCGGACGAACCGGATGCCCGTCACCCATTTCGCGCTCTTCCAGAAGTAGAGATCGGGCACGAGGGCGCGCGCCGGCGGGCCATGCGGGCGCGTGAGCGGCTTTCCCTCGTGCTTGTGCGCGATGAGCACGCTCGGCGC
The window above is part of the Polyangium spumosum genome. Proteins encoded here:
- a CDS encoding sigma 54-interacting transcriptional regulator; the protein is MSSQDAELSTIDGLQPPSTYAPYGAFGAARVPALTIAWHPTLERVGDRALLSMSPGGSPIPLSRLEPDFSPPGSATGEPLGDPHVSRKPIHLLKLENDYIRIDTQGSSTRVVANGTPLEGSRDFSPLDLEAGIVLELANRVVLLLHLDELRQETGEDLGLVGASHGIERVRREIRRLASLDVPVLIRGETGTGKELVAQALHNAGVRRNRPFVAVNMGAIPAALAAAELFGSDRGAFTGAVRSHAGYFGAAEDGTLFLDEVGEIPLDVQASLLRALDVGEVQPLGAARVRETNARIVAATDADLEVKVQSGMFRGPLLHRLASYELVLPPLRQRRDDIGRLFLHFLRVELERFGKTDRIGDHGGKVLPTSFIAALVRHDWPGNVRQLRNVVRQIVLGSHDAGPLDPGPALASLMSSSPTPPGGGAGGQGESSASAAKEPPISLRRKPSEVSEEELLEALRVCDFDVKATAERLGISRTSLYALVEDNPKVRRASDLDREEILRVLRECDGNVELTARRLEVSKVALQRRISELKIA
- a CDS encoding patatin-like phospholipase family protein; the protein is MSSASAAPHASVRPTPTLREWLHEGPFSMGLSSGFFGFFAHAGVMTVLEDEGLSPARVSGSSAGALVGGIWAAGASAVTIRDELLRLKREDFWDMRPGPGLLAGKLFRARLEALLPVRTFDRCRVPLAVSVYDVFSRKTRVLAEGPLAPAIQASCTVPGLFHPVWHEGRPLLDGGILDRHGLAGMPPGERLLYHHLASRSPWRKVNSPSLKVPERGGMAALVIESLPRVGPFRLPEGARAFDIAARATRDALARPVVVQDRTS
- a CDS encoding PepSY-associated TM helix domain-containing protein, which translates into the protein MAEGAPEPRRRFSPRGLLRTVHRDAGNLAVGLTLVYAASGLAVNHIADWDPNFKNHEFTHELGGPLEGDDQAVAERVLQKLNIGDKPSDVYRATPTELEITLDRRTLHVDTQTGKVLDEGQEPRFFLRLANWLHLNRGKKAWTYVADGYAVLLLLLAFSGMFMLPGRKGLIGRGGIFVLVGAAVPIAYVVLSGGP
- a CDS encoding alkaline phosphatase family protein codes for the protein MADKLEDIDTIVVLMMQSRSFDHVLGHLSLDGGPYEGRLEGLVGTPIDGRLSDPRYENTCEGRVHQPFEMRDGAMPGELPDDRHSVRTSLGRRMPSGARAMDGFVRAYLQAEGAHRSSRPSPMGFLRATDAPVTNFLAKSYAVCDRWFSPLPTGVAPNRLMATCGYSLLLDTTPRLLPLHDTVFDWMKQRGVRYRVYHDGLSFFTLCPWMLGEVASDRFRSAERLGEDVRAEADETFPQVIYIEPSYFDAPFHLGRPPNDNRPPLPMAPGERFLLQVYEALTSNPERFARTLFIVTYASHGGFYDHVSPPAIRDGAFETTGVRVPAIVVSPLVERGTVHGGLLDHTSILQLFAEKFGHGEAYSEHVARRAEQGIGSVSSVLNRGAARASLPVPPSPRARPGRKRTRSFTPRTCGERAFDLAARALCDHAPSRVASAYPELWQAMWHAALQ